Within the Rosa rugosa chromosome 2, drRosRugo1.1, whole genome shotgun sequence genome, the region AAACTTAAATTCGTGATTGGTCTCGAAGAAAGGACCCATCACGAGCAATGTTAATCCTATCTTGGAATGTGCGTGGGTTGGGGAACCCGCACAATTTCCAGACTCTCAAGCGTTTGCTACAGATGCATCCCCCAGATGTATTTTTTCTTattgaaacaaaaaagaagaagcctgTAATGGAAGATTTGTGTAGTCAGTTGGGTTATGCAGTTAGTAGTGTAGGTAGAGAAGGCAAGAGTGGGGGGCTGGTGTTAGGCTGGAAGAAAGATGTGAAGATAGATATCATTGGCTGGTCGCAAGCTCACATTGATGGCTGCTTAGAGCTTGCTTCTGGTCCAATGCGAGTTGTAGGGTTCTATGGTAACCCTGACGCATCGCTCAGGTGGAGTTCGTGGGAGCTAATGAGGAAGATTTTCAGCACTATAAGGGGACCAGGATTTATCTTTGGGGACTTTAATGAGATTTTGACTTCTGAAGAAAAGATTGGTGGTAGTAGCCGACCAGAAGCTCAGATGAGACGTTTTAGAGAGGTGGTTCAGGAATGTAGACTGCTGGATATTTCGTACTTAGGGCCAGCTGTTACTTGGTCGAATGGCCACACTCTGGAGAGATTGGACAGAGGTTTTCTTAATGATCCAGCTAGGGTTATGTGGCCTACTTTGCATGAGAAGCATATTGATCCTGGGGCTTCAGACCACTTAGCTCTCTTATTTAATACGGAAGGTAGTGGATTTCGGGTAGCTCCAAGGGGGAAAATAAGGTTTCAGTTTAAACCCTTTTGGACGAAAGTGGAGACTTGTAATGAGGTGGTGAGAAGCAGTTGGCAAGCAAATGCAGGGGATGTATGAGTGTGGAACTGTTTGTCGGCTGTTGGTAGTGCTCTGAAGGTGTGGAATGAGGAACAGGTCAggaatgtacctaagaaaattaaTTCCTTGCGGTTGGAATTGGAAAAGTTTCTTTTTGACGACCTGGATGCTGGAAATCAGTGGAAAAGAAGGCAGGTTAAAGAGGAGTTATCAAAATATGTCAGTTACAATGATGAGGTTTGGAAATAGAGGTCGAGAATTGATTGGTTAAGGGATGGTGATAACAATACGAAGTTCTTTCATAATTATGCAAAGGCTAGAGGTTGGAGGAACTTTATTTCGGGTGTTAGTGATGTTAGTGGTCAGTGGCATGAGGATATTGTTGGTATTCAAGGGCCTTTGTGGATTATTTCCAACACTTATTCACTttggaaggtagtgcacatgaagAGTTGATCCTTGATGCTCTTCCAGTGGTGGTTGATCAGGAGATGAATGAATTCTTGAATACTCTGTTTTCTAGAATGGAAGTAGATCAAGCGCTCAAACAGATGGCACCAAACAAATCTCTGGGAATGGATGGTTTATCAGCCCTATAATATCAGGAATATTGGAATGAAGTAGGGGAGGATATCACTACTTTTTGCCTACGTGTTCTCAATGATGTGGCAGATGTTTCTCCCATAAATCACACGCTGATTGCCCTAATACCAAAAATTGAGCATCCTTGTAATGTAACTGATTATAGACCAATCAACCTCTATAATGTGGTGTATAAGCTAATCTCAAAAACCACTGTCAACAGGTTGAAGGTGATGCTGCCAAAGATCATTTCCCCGTATCAAAGTGCCTTTGTCAAAAGCCGACAGATTCATGATAACATCATCACGGCCTTTGAAATGGTTCATACCATTTGAGCTAATAGAAATTAGGAGGCACCCAAGCTAGTTCTCAAGCTTGATATCAGTAAAGCATATGACAGGGTGGAGTAGGGGTTTCTAGAAATGATGATGTTGAAGCTTGGCTTTGCAGATCCATGGGTTAACCTGATTATGAGGTGTGTGTGATCAGTGAGATTTTCAGTTCTGTGGCAAGACCAGCTGGTTAGTGATTTCCTGCCCACGAGGGGCCTTCAATAAGGGGATCCACTCTcaccttttctctttcttttatgtTATGAGGGATTGTCTACTTTACTGCAGAAAGCTGGGAGAGATGGTTTGATAAGCGGAGTTAAAACTGGACCGGGCTCCCCGGAGATTTCCCATCTtctttttgcagatgatagtcTCATATTTTCTAATGCTAGTATGGAGGAGGTGATTGCTATGAAGCAGTGTTTATTGCTCTATGAGAGGGCAGCAGGCCAACAGATTAATTTTCAAAAGTCGGCAATTTCTTTTGGACCTGGTGTCTCTGCGGAACTGAAGCAAAGCATTCAAGATTTCTTGAGAGTTCCATGTGTTCCCTTTCATGTGAGATACCTTGGGCTTCCTACGGTGACGGGGAAAAGTAAAAAACAAATGTTTAAAAGGATCAATGACAGGTTGGATGCTCATATGAATGGTTGGCAAAGCAAATTTTTATCTAAGGCAGTAAGCTGGTGCTACTAAAGGCGGTAGCGCAGGCTATCCCCACTTATGACATGAACGTGTTTCGCCTCCCAAAAGGTGTGTGTCGTTCTTTTCAATCCAAAGTCTCGAAGTACTGGTGGGGGAATGGTAAAGGAAAGAGGAGTATTCATTAGGGTAAGTGAAGTCTGCTGTGTAAAAGTAAGAAGAGAGGTGACTGCTTTATTTGGGGTGACTGCTTGGATGATATGGAAAAATCAGAATGCATGCAGGTTTGGGGAGAACAAAATTTATGGTGAACAGATTGTCTTCCAAGCTGAAGAGTGGTTGAATAGCTTCTGCAAAGCCAATATGAGGCCAGTTCCTAAAGCTGCCAATTCAAGTTCCACCTCAGGTTCTTCAACTTTTCAGAGTTCTAGGATTGAGCAGTGGTCTCCTCCAAGATCGGGAAGAtataggcttagtttgggattgcttttgGAACCTGCTTTTGGTCCAAAAGCGCTTCTAGAGGAAAGTGAGGTTGTTTGGTAAACTTCAAAATTGTTGCTTTTGGGTGGAAGCgctcactatgccaaaaaacccttcagacgacagagctTAGACGACAGACAGGTTggtttctgttgtctgatataaTTTAACGACAGACAGtgtaaaaactgtcgtctgaatatagcAACATACCATGGTAAGTTAGTTTTGAGAATTAAGTTTATTTTCAAACAACAGTTAACTGTCGTCTGGTCAAAGGAGATAAATTGATTTCGTTTTGGGTcgtagcttcttttttttgtttgtattcagacaacatatatatgtcgtctcgtcaaaggagtaaattggctttggattttgttggaactatttttttttggcacaacATGAAGGAATTTAGTTCCAAACTTTTAatgatttctctctccccgacaaAGTTATCAAACCAAAAAGAATGGTTTCGCGCTGCACATTTTTCAGATTCCCTCCTCATCCAATTTTCAGATTCCCTCCTCACCCATATCGAACTCCCTCTTAGCTTGCTTATTACAacataacaaaaaaacaaattggTTTCTCTCCTTTAACCCAAGCCCACTCAGATCTCGCCTCCTAATCTCGCAGCTATGTCTAAAGCTCGCGTCGCCGTCGACATCAACGTCCTCCGCCGCAAGGATTTTCGGGACTACGAGTCCTTCATCGTCCAATGGGGGTAAGTAAACCCTAATCTAATCTGATTCCTTGATTTTTTCAATCTGATTTTGAGTTGTTGTCAACTGGGGATGAAGGGGATTAGAcgagaaaggaaaaaagaagaagaagaaggaacaaggACAACGAACGGAGGAGGAGAAagggagagaagaaaagaaaagaaaagaaaagaagaagatgggaagGGAGAAAGAGATAGAGATTTTGGGCTCGATGATGAGTTGGTCTTATGGATAGTTTCTGTTCTAAAATAGGATTTTGGTCTAGGAGTTTCGGGTACTGCAACTAGGAAGATGTGAGAATTTGATCTCATGATCTTGGAATTTCACCATCGAAATTCCGGATGTTGAAGAATTGAAAGAAGTTGAGCAGAACTTCTAGAGCCTTGTTTTCATTCTAGTTCTGGTCCTGTTTAGGATTTGAGGTGAGTGACTTCTTtactttacaattttacttgatttctatATTGCTCTATTGGTTTATGCTTTGATTTCTATAATGTTGGGTATCTGTTGTCATGTGAAGAAAGCTTGTCAACAATGCATACAGATTGAAACTTTCACATAAGGGTTTCTGTACTAGTGCAGCTGCTAAAGTCTCAAGCTCCAATGGTGCTCAACCAAGCAATGTAAAGCTCTTGAATTTTTCAcccttgttttatttttcttgtggtTTTCGGAGGTTCTTAGGTCCAAGATGCGAGGGAGTTGACTTGTTTGCTAATAGAGCTCGTTTGAGAGCTGTAGGTAAAGATAGTGAGAGTTCTAGTGGTACAAATGCTGTTTTGGGTTcgagttttgattttgttagggTAATGGTGAAGTGTGGAGTTGTTTTAGCAGCTATGGTTTGTGGGGTTTTGGTGTATGGGTCTAGGAGAGCTTTTGCTGTGGAGGGTGTGGTCAATGCAAGTTATGGGGTTGTTGACAAGTGCATATTGATGTTCAGAAATGCTTGGCCGAAGACGCTGCTGGTTCTTCAAGTTTTTAAAGAGCAGGGTTTGATTTTGGCGGCGCTTTTGGGTCTCTCGGCTTTTTTCTCAATGGCAGAGACTTCGATTACCACGCTATGGCCTTGGAAGGTATGAACTTTATGTGTTTTGGCCTTCTGGGTGCCTATGTTTTGATATAGTTCTGTGTTTGAAGTGTATCAACTAATTAGTGAATGATAGACTGCATTAGAATCTTGGAAGAATGCGAATGATCTAAACCATTAAAATTTTGAAAGAATGTGAGTAACTAACCTATTAGAATCTTCAATTAGCACATTTGCCTCGGAATGTATGAGCTTTTACTGGTTTTGGCCTTCTGGATGCCTATATCTAAATAATGTGTTGTCTTTGGAAAGTATCATTATCCAGTGAATTTACACACTTTAGAATCTTCATAAGCATGGCAATGATCCAAACCATTGATTTGAAAGAATGCGAGTGAGCTAACCTTTCTTTCGTCATGAAGTTGAACATTTCTTTCTTATTGTAGAATTTACTTGTGTACTCAGTGTTGTCAATATTGGAGCAACTACTTTAGTTACAGAGGCTGCAACAGCGATATTTGGTGAAGCTGGTGGTGCAGCAACTGGAGTAATGATTGTATGTCTCATTTTCCCTGTCTGATACGATACATAGTTGAAGGTTTTAAAGTCTGTTTGTGACAAACTGGGTGCTAGTCAGTTTAAGTTTTAGTGGTCCTTATATCATTGAGCAAGGATATATTTTGTGTGAGTAAATATGCTAAGCATTACATATACATAGAAGAATGCATATACTTTTTTTCCAGGTGGCACCTCCATGCAATTTAACttttgattgataattgtaacTCCCTAGGTCTGGTTAGTTAGCGTAATTACTTATAAGCTTAGCTAAGATTTCCACAGTGTAATTTGATAATACACTCATGCTCTTTAAATTTCCACAGTGTAGTTTCTTTTAAGTTATATAATATTCAATATGTTGTCAGGATTATCTGACCCTTATGTTAAGGGTCAATTGGGCCTTTACCGGTTCAGGACGAAGACACAAAAGAAAACACTGGCTCCAAAATGGCATGAAGAATTCAAGATGCCCATTATTACATGGGATTCATCTACTGTGCTATCTATTGAAGTTCGTGACAAGGACCGATTTGTTGATGATTGCCTTGGGTTTGTTTCTGAACTTATTTAGAGGTTATTTAATTGATCAGTATTCAGAAGTTGATGAATTGAATGACTTAGGGATACCAGAATATGGGCAGGCTGTAGATTTAGTTGCTGTCACTACAAAGCTTTTCATATTATTTTGTTGAGTCTTGAATCATCGCTTTAACCAATGTTAATGAATTTTTGTGTGTTACTTTTGTTTTGCCTGACTAAGTTTTTTCCCAAGTCAGTTTTTGTTTGCCGGTCTAACTTACCTTATTCTGTATCCAGATTCTGCTCCATTAACATTGGTGAGTATAGAGATGGCCAGAGGCATGACATGTGGTTGCCTCTTCAGAATATAAAAACAGGAAGGATCCATCTTGCAGTAACTGTGGTTGAAGATAATCCCAAGGTATTTTTGACTTCCTCTTAATTACTTATGCTCTACTAATAAGGTAATGCAATCTAAAGAATTCATAGGTCTAGTTTCTGGATAAATAAGAATTTAACCACAGGCTGATCAAGTGTGCACTCCGTCTTGGACTTGAACGTGTTACGTATATGCAGGGGGGTGATAATTGATATAGCTTGAGTAACTAATATTCTTCAAGACTACTAACTCAGTCAAGTTTATTTTACTTCTCGTTTGATATTAGCAAATCCAACTTTAATAATGTTCTTGGCTGGAAACAAGGCTGACTTGGAAGAGAAGATAAAAGTAGGGACTGAGGTATATACTCAATACTACCTTCCCctgttaatttttttgttaCCTCTATTCATGAAGTATAGTCAACTATACATTTGCATCTCGATTGAGTGGTCAATGAGTTTTCTGCTTGATACTGTTAATCAAGCAATTTGACTATAAAAGTTTTACTTGTATTTCATGTGTTTAGCCCATTAATGGTAACTGAACTAATGTTGGTTGATGTTGTCACAGAAAAGTAGTCCTCACTTAGGAAGCAGAGATCTAGCAGGGCAGAAATGGTTAGGAAGCAGAGACAATACGTAGTCTGCAGAAGGCAAGCAGAAAACAAATAGTGAAGTCTTTGACCATTGCGCAATAGATACACTGCTGATTTCTTATGGGACAAGTACACTCTTCATGAAGGACCTTTTGAGGAGGTTGGAGCAACGTGCTGAAACTTTTATCAATGGGGTAGATTAGTTTATGCTGCTGTTAACAAACCCTATTTCATGGTTTGAGTATGATTTTCATCATTGGGATATATGATAATACATTGGAAGTTATATGTCTTTTTAAATAATATCAAACAATAGAAAGTTACCAACAactatggtttgaaacaagtACACACAACAGAAAGATCAAAGATACTTCAAGCATCTACACATTCAAAGGACATTTAAATGTCCTTTTACAACAAGAGAGACAATAGATAACTAATAGTGGATGTTGTTTTAATaaagttcacacaacagatttggCAAAGAAACATGGAAATTCTACACATTCAGACGACATATTATTGTCGTCTCGCATTAAAACAGACAATAGATTATTTGTAAAGTCTGTTGCTAGAGTTTGACGACAACAACAtttgactgtcgtctgatatcaTATTTAACCACATATACTACCATTTTGTGCATATCTGAGcaacattcagacgacagatatattTTTGGTGACTGTCGTCTGAGTCACCTTCTGACGTCGGGTATTGACTGTCGTCTGAACACCAATCAGATATCAGCTTAATAGACGACAGATTTTcttcatatcagacgacagtcaaagtctgtcgtctgaagggttttttggcatagtggctTCTCTGGGCAGCAGGAAATCAGAAGCTACTATTAGTAGCTTTTGAAAATGGCTTTTGCGGAACTCGGCTGAAAACATGGAAGATTTAATGAAGTTAAGCCAACTACCTATTTTATCCTCATCCTTTTCTAATCGATCGAAATACAACAGAGCCAACAATAAGCATACATCCACAACCCATTCCATTTCTGCACCGAGCAAAACAGTCTCAATACACATGGAGTATGAGAATGAAATTTACCTTTACTATGTTAATAACGATTATTGCTACTGTGTGTAGCTTCGAACACGATCACTGAACATGATGTTTTCTAACTTTGAAGCCAACACCCTGCTACCCTCCAATTCCACTCGGGTTTGCACTCCACTACATAGATTCTGAAATTGAGTGCTACCAAGCCCAGTTTCTTGCTCTAGGATGATCATCAATGTCGAAATCAAACCACGAAGCCTAGCAAACTGCCGTGCACAGTGAGCTCCGTTGGCACCGAAAACAACCAAAAATCCCATTCGATCATAACTCATGCGAAATCGAAAATTATGTGTACTATCGTGTAGAGCGTGAAGAGAAGATCAATTTCTATACCTCAAGCATCGACAACGGTGATCTGAGTCCCCGGAAAAGCTTCAAGCTTCCAAGCTTCGAATCTCTCTCCAAGATCCTTGCATGGACGATCCATCACCATAGACGTGTCAGCGCTGAGAAGAGGAGTCGAACGCCAGTGGTTCGCCGCCAGGATATGGCCGGACGGACGAGTTCCAGCAGGATCTCATTTTCGGGTAGTCAGGTCGCGTCACGGGTCAGAGGCGCTCATCCCTTCTCCAACCTTCTGGATCGATCTGATTTGGTCCATCCCCTTTTAAACAACATCTAACGGCCAAGATCAGTCGGTGGAGAAAGTGAACAGCTTAGATCGCTCCTCCTGATTTTCTATTTGCCTTTAATAATTTCTTTAATCcccaaaacttccaaaattcgtaaaaattagctcgggtatccgaaaaattctTCGAAAATTCTCACGGACTCGTTGTGTTGTGTACTTTACTCTCAAACCCTTAAATCAAGAATTTCTCCCAgtgaaaaattctgaaaaatattTCCGAGCACCATTAATAATTTTCGAGatcgtaaataaataattatcaaATGATCTCAgttaagctcgataaatttttcgGGGCTCACATGTATTTTTCTATCGAAAGATTGGGTCTAGTGCAAGTTGTGGGAGTTGTGGTTTCAGGGAAGAGACACAATTCATTGTTTGTGGGACTGTAAAGTAGCTATTGATGTGTAGAAAAATACTTTCTTGGTGGATGTCTGCAAAGTCTGGAAATAACGAAATTTCATGGAGCTTTTTAATCATGTTGCAACTGTTGCTAAAGATTGGGAGCTAGAATGGTTTGCAGTGATTGCTAGGTTTTTATGGCAAAATATAAATTGCAGAGTTCATAGGAAGAATGTCTCACAAGCCCTTGAGTTAATTAACATGGTTGCTGCTTGGTTTGATTTTAATAGTACAGTACAAAAAGGAGATGATGAGATGAGTAATGTGCCTAGTGTATTAACATGTatgaccattttggtaattatatcCAGTCAAAGCACTTTTGTcttgcaacttaccaaacacttagaaattgctttttgttctcacagcacttttaaaaacagttgaccaaacactcagctacttcttctcacagcaagttcggaagtgcttcctctcacagcacagcaatcccaaactaagccatAAACCAACATGGATGCTGCATGTGATCTGAAGAATGGCAAAGTGGGACTGGGTGCAATGGTTAGAGATGAATATGGGAACATGAAGGGTGCATTGACGCATCATCTGTGTGGAGGTCTTTTTGTACATGCTAGTGAGGCCTTAGTTGTTCTCTTTGGAATGAGGTTTTGTCTAATGGAGGGGCTCACGAAGATTGAAGTAGAATAAGATGCTTTGAATGTAATCAATGCATTCCATTGTGTTGAAGGAGACCTGAGCATGCAAGGAGCACTTTTTGATGAAATTCGATATCTCAAGCATGCTTTTGCTGAGATCACTTGGAGGAAAGTCGCTAGGAGCAGTAATAAGGTAGTTCATTGCCTTGCAAAGGAAGCTTTGGCTAGTGTTGGAATCAGATTCTGGAAGGAGGCAGGGCCTCCATGGCTCTTAGCTGCAGTATTAGATGACAGGTCAAATTGATTGTAGGGGCATGGCTTCGTATTTGAAGCCATCTTAGTCCTTGGGATGTAATGTCCAAAAGTTTAAATAAAATTCtttttctgataaaaaaaaaaaaaaaagaattttgtgAGTGAGCTGGCTACATTTTTGGTGTACTTTTAGTGATGAAACCAGAAAGTGATTATTAGTATTAACCACGTGTTGCTATGCTTCTAAGGTGATGGATTCACAAGGAGGCAGAGCTAGGGGCcgaggtagacccagaggcaAGGCTAGAGCCCGAGGTAGGGGCAAGATTCCTCTTGTTGAGGAGATCTTTGAGGAGGAGGTGGAGGCATCACACGTTGTGCAGCCTACTCCACCTATTGTGGACGTTAAAGATGCCACTCGTTTGTCAAAGTTGGCAAAAGAGATTTCAAGGCTGGGAGCAGTCCATTTCTAGGGAGGTACggatcacatgttggcagatcaatggatcgagaacatgaaGACCTACTTCGAGATGGTCATCTGTGACGACATTGAGAAGAGAAAGATAGCCTCGTATATTCTTCAAGACGATACACGGGTGTGGTGGAACTGCACTAGGGATGTGTccactgataggagcataaaatgcgacgtttataatttCTAACTccttatattttgctaagttatttcctttaacttgatcaatttaacttagttagtgttttacaggtaaaatggagtctcaaagtccaaaaatgactAAGGAAGGCATAAGTGGCGTAAAAATGGAGGAATATGAAtaaatggaagttctcccaatttgactaggaaaaggaatcccagttggagtaggagtctgaagctgacttggactaggagttttacttgaacaaggaaacccaattatactcagataaggaaacctagtgtgataaggagtccctattggataaggattactcaagaaggttccggaagagtgtagaagcatcttgGAAAAGAAGgttgtattcaactaggaaacctgattgcatatggagttctacttgcACTAGGAGTCTTGTGGAAGCTAGGAGATGTCTTGGAAGACTCAAGAAGTATCTCGAAGCCGTGTGGAGGATCACATGCCGTGTACACTTCACCAAAGACACAAAGAATTCGGTTTTGCAAGGAAAATGGAGTTGGAATTCGAATTGGATTTGGATTGCTTTATGTCGTGAACTTCATGAAGCTTCTACATTATTCTTGACGTCAAGACTTCTACAAAGGCAAAGAGGACACGGATTGGGACTTGTGATGCATTCTTGAAGAAAATTAGAAGGAAATCCCGAATCAACACAACTTAGGAGAACTCAAATAGGAACGAATTGGGAGAAGCTTTTTGTCGTCACAATATAAATACCCATTCGGTTTCTccacaatttcagtttctcacttgttctctctagttttcagGTTTTTCAAAATCTTCAAGGAGCTTTTCCGTGACCATCCATCTTCCTTGCCGTGATCATCACTTGTGCAGCACCTTTGTAATGCCccagaaattcgtatttatttttcgaggattttCCAGAATTTAATTTAGTGATtatcggacggtttcgtggctcgtggaaagagcggaagtgtttcggacgaattgttattcgaaaagtatgattttgggaggggggggggggggggcaaaggttgactttttatatgttgggtttctccaaaaatgtctctcacaaaagtcgtagaggtcgtcgatac harbors:
- the LOC133730639 gene encoding DUF21 domain-containing protein At1g55930, chloroplastic-like, whose amino-acid sequence is MSKARVAVDINVLRRKDFRDYESFIVQWGKLVNNAYRLKLSHKGFCTSAAAKVSSSNGAQPSNVKLLNFSPLFYFSCGFRRFLGPRCEGVDLFANRARLRAVGKDSESSSGTNAVLGSSFDFVRVMVKCGVVLAAMVCGVLVYGSRRAFAVEGVVNASYGVVDKCILMFRNAWPKTLLVLQVFKEQGLILAALLGLSAFFSMAETSITTLWPWKNLLVYSVLSILEQLL